The following are from one region of the Falco biarmicus isolate bFalBia1 chromosome 1, bFalBia1.pri, whole genome shotgun sequence genome:
- the LOC130159013 gene encoding coiled-coil domain-containing protein 183-like has translation MAATCAARLEGRGRSSGTMPGRKANLSQRAQELCAAVALQEQGGKFCAQPREEKRSGTRERLPRLCEAVQEDVRARGHSQQVAQEKLQADIYERVNTCNMLLHQVRQRRQVREELQRRLQQLQDAAMPDKRQQAQAQAICQLEKNIEKVLLKVHTGQKVTALYLAVRDVLRKELAHLPPHLDLLCKMAELYGRELQDMDLMALEACKAADRAKEDANRTRSRILAERARMYRSRATQEVSVDTGWRKDVYQRHLRAERHELTVDSPTPASQDQLVGTSLEAVRSQMEHEARVTQKMQQAKAALQCSRIWDIPGRLLEQQKSSADLEQCIKEGEEKKRALAERLHELELNLAKLKFHQPSNTSRVLEEELRLKLQCQEARLEDMRAQMMRSKDVLLKCEEDIDSLFVRLQGITVPGQEDPVKAMAVEEKLQHCEQKLRYLVQRVASLPHDWRSPNKDNKIFAEVRNLLENTTADHPQNLRVSLEDAGSGQESLDSDDESCGLVLTREGIKKQGLLLMKSKQRGKK, from the exons ATGGCTGCCACGTGcgcagccaggctggagggcCGAGGCAGGAGCAGTGGCACCATGCCGGGCCGCAAGGCAAACCTCAGCCAGCGCGCCCAGGAGCTGTGTGCCGCCGTCGCCTTGCAGG AGCAAGGCGGGAAGTTTTGCGCGCAGCCGCGTGAGGAAAAGCGCAGTGGGACCAGAGAGCGGCTCCCCCGCCTGTGTGAGGCTGTGCAGGAGGACGTCCGTGCCCGGGGCCATAGCCAGCAG GTGGCCCAGGAGAAGCTCCAGGCCGACATCTATGAACGGGTGAACACCTGCAACATGCTGCTACACCAGGTGAGGCAGCGGAGACAAGTGCGGGAGGAGCTGCAGAggcggctgcagcagctgcaggatgctgcgATGCCTGACaagaggcagcaggcacaggcgCAG gccatttgccagctggagaaaaacattGAGAAGGTGCTCCTCAAAGTCCACACTGGACAGAAGGTGACTGCCCTGTACCTGGCGGTGCGGGATGTCCTGAGGAAG GAGCTGGCCCACCTGCCTCCGCACCTGGACCTCCTGTGCAAGATGGCCGAGCTGTATGGTAGGGAGCTCCAGGACATGGATCTCATGGCCTTGGAGGCCTGCAAAGCCGCTGACAGAGCCAAG GAGGACGCAAACAGGACGCGCAGCCGGATCCTTGCGGAGAGAGCGCGCATGTACCGCTCCCGGGCCACCCAGGAGGTCTCTGTAGACACAGGGTGGCGGAAGGACGTGTACCAAAGGCACCTGAGAGCG gagaggcacGAGCTCACCGTGGACTCCCCGACCCCGGCCTCACAGGACCAGCTCGTGG gcaCCAGTCTGGAGGCCGTCAGGTCCCAGATGGAGCACGAGGCCAGGGTCACGCAGAAGATGCAGCAGGCCAAGGCTGCGCTGCAGTGCTCCAGGATCTGG GACATACCCGGCAGGCTCCTGGAACAGCAGAAGTCCTCGGCGGACCTGGAGCAGTGCATCAAGGAGGGCGAGGAGAAGAAGCGGGCACTGGCGGAGAGGCTGCACGAGCTGGAGCTGAACCTAGCTAAGCTGAAGTTTCACCAGCCCTCCAACACAAGCAG ggtgctggaggaggagctgcGGCTGAAACTGCAGTGCCAAGAGGCTCGGCTGGAGGACATGCGGGCCCAGATGATGAGGAGCAAGGATGTTCTGCTGAAATGTGAAGAGGACATCGACAGCCTTTTCGTCCGCCTGCAGGGCATCACCGTGCCCGGCCAG GAGGATCCCGTCAAGGCCATGGCGgtggaggagaagctgcagcactgtgagCAGAAGCTGCGCTACCTGGTGCAGCGGGTGGCCAGCCTGCCCCACGACTGGCGCAGCCCCAACAAGGACAACAAG ATTTTTGCCGAGGTCCGTAATTTACTAGAGAACACCACTGCGGATCACCCACAGAACCTGAGGGTTTCCTTGGAGGACGCAGGCAGCGGCCAAG AGTCCTTGGATTCTGATGACGAATCCTGTGGCCTTGTCCTCACCCGGGAGGGCATCAAGAAGCAGGGGCTGCTCCTGATGAAAAGCAAGCAGCGTGGCAAGAAGTAG
- the LOC130159049 gene encoding sperm acrosome membrane-associated protein 6-like: MGWWWVLAPRLPGNPGIKAGGLALRQWVALASWLPAVHSCLLCFGPPSQREQLCHDITGAPLKDPRHQRCLEALAQAAEPLSSVTVGSGQRDVLREIVMDALHFLEKQSKTKPFEVSLQAAVNVIWAKLSHLEKAPACVPPCGYQPAARVFQCATCCLVDCQFPLDCPVQVLRAQTDETVTLHCSVPFATLPGLPVTWMFAKDLYTQDLTLFEELQGSTEGSRILIIHDPIPGTIACSLGEVYEPLVRKYFYLNGAPRHLSTLGGSEQCGVK; encoded by the exons atggggtggtggtgggtgctggctcCCAGGCTCCCTGGAAACCCAGGCATCAAGGCAGGGGGGCTTGCCTTGCGGCAATGGGTGGCCCTGGCATCCTGGCTCCCTGCGGTGcactcctgcctgctctgctttggGCCTCCCAGTCAGCGGGAACAGCTCTGCCATGACATTACTGGGGCCCCCCTCAAGGACCCTCGACATCAACGCTGCCTTGAGGCCCTTGCCCAGGCTGCTGAGCCACTTTCCTCTGTCACTGTGG GGTCGGGGCAGCGTGATGTACTTCGGGAGATCGTCATGGATGCCCTGCATTTTCTGGAGAAGCAGAGCAAGACGA AGCCCTTTGAGGTGTCTCTACAGGCAGCCGTCAACGTAATCTGGGCGAAGCTGAGCCATCTGGAGAAAG ctccagcctgtgTCCCGCCTTGTG GATACCAGCCAGCTGCTCGCGTCTTCCAGTGTGCTACCTGCTGCCTCGTGGACTGCCAGTTTCCCCTGGATTGCCCAG TGCAGGTCCTGCGGGCCCAAACAGATGAAACCGTCACACTGCACTGCTCTGTGCCCTTTGCCACCCTCCCTGGCCTGCCCGTTACCTGGATGTTTGCCAAGGAC ctgtacACACAGGACCTGACACTGtttgaggagctgcagggaagcacAGAGGGATCTCGCATTCTGATCATCCATGACCCCATTCCAGGAACCATCGCCTGTTCCCTGGGGGAGGTTTATGAGCCATTGGTCCGCAAGTACTTCTACCTCAACGGTGCGCCCAGACACCTGAGTACCCTTGGGGGCAGTGAGCAGTGTGGGGTGAAGTAG